From Romeriopsis navalis LEGE 11480, the proteins below share one genomic window:
- a CDS encoding polysaccharide biosynthesis/export family protein, which yields MQLVFVPPRIRQITASSLTLLHTSASILTTVVVYQIASQPAVYAKGSEPLPIAPAQPFATTHTAPAQPLEPTTPLGQAQTPLPPNRPLETPRQRPTARELVEQARQRLRDRGELPPADVTVPTDTINSGTAAPSTLPAPPVIQPFNAYRLGPRDAIGIVVQRFADFNVQAALDPEGYITHPIIGKVRLQGLTIDQAQAKIQQQVDRFIINPVVLVSLITQRPIQVTLAGEIFEPGLYPLPQSPQLAAALLAGGGTREDADLRAVTLRRPMPDGTLRTEQFDIFNALKDGTALPNPSLQDGDTIYIPKLEVGDTSYDRTIASRSNLVRPQIIVRVLSYPSGGLRQVVLENGSTFLDALTNAGVNPDRADMRKIALIRFDDQKKKAVSVRLDGKKALMGDISQDVPLQDNDVIVIGRNLVGRITNVLNVFTQPFRDVLGFLLFFRQLGDSATDLFGPNR from the coding sequence ATGCAACTGGTTTTTGTCCCCCCCCGAATTCGGCAAATTACGGCCAGCAGCCTAACGCTGCTCCATACGAGTGCCTCGATCTTGACAACTGTCGTGGTGTATCAAATTGCTAGCCAACCGGCAGTCTATGCCAAAGGCTCAGAACCACTTCCGATCGCGCCCGCCCAACCCTTTGCCACCACCCATACGGCCCCAGCGCAACCCCTCGAACCAACCACTCCCTTGGGCCAAGCCCAAACCCCGCTGCCACCCAATCGCCCTTTAGAAACGCCGCGTCAGCGACCCACCGCCCGGGAACTCGTCGAACAAGCACGGCAACGCCTGCGCGATCGTGGTGAACTACCACCGGCCGACGTCACCGTCCCGACGGATACCATCAACAGTGGCACGGCCGCCCCATCTACACTCCCGGCCCCGCCTGTTATCCAACCGTTCAATGCCTACCGACTGGGGCCACGCGATGCGATCGGCATTGTCGTGCAACGCTTTGCTGACTTTAATGTCCAAGCAGCCCTTGACCCAGAAGGCTATATTACCCACCCAATTATCGGCAAAGTGCGGCTGCAAGGTCTCACGATCGATCAAGCTCAGGCAAAAATTCAACAGCAGGTTGATCGCTTTATCATCAATCCCGTTGTCCTCGTTTCGCTGATTACCCAACGGCCCATTCAGGTAACTTTAGCCGGGGAGATCTTTGAGCCGGGACTATATCCTTTACCGCAGTCACCGCAACTCGCGGCCGCGCTGCTCGCAGGCGGCGGCACCCGTGAAGATGCAGATTTACGCGCTGTCACGCTACGGCGGCCCATGCCCGACGGCACATTACGCACCGAGCAGTTCGACATCTTCAATGCGCTCAAAGACGGTACAGCACTCCCCAACCCCAGCCTCCAAGACGGCGATACAATTTATATTCCCAAGTTAGAAGTGGGTGACACCAGTTACGATCGCACCATTGCATCTCGCTCTAATTTGGTCCGCCCCCAGATCATTGTCCGCGTCCTGAGCTATCCCAGTGGGGGCCTGCGCCAGGTCGTGCTCGAAAATGGCAGTACGTTCTTGGATGCATTGACCAATGCCGGGGTTAACCCCGATCGCGCCGACATGCGGAAGATTGCCTTAATCCGCTTTGATGACCAAAAGAAAAAAGCGGTTTCGGTCCGGTTAGACGGCAAGAAAGCGTTAATGGGTGACATTTCCCAAGATGTGCCCTTGCAAGACAATGATGTCATCGTGATTGGTCGCAACTTAGTCGGACGGATTACCAATGTGCTGAATGTCTTCACCCAACCCTTCCGGGATGTTTTAGGCTTCTTATTGTTCTTCCGCCAACTGGGAGATAGTGCCACCGATTTATTCGGTCCCAATCGGTAA
- a CDS encoding cyanoexosortase B system-associated protein, which produces MLLSVPRSWHLSRAKLVLLVFLAVLLVIGAVPNYIGQKWQWKMPPPVTQLKQLREIRQQGVPIQNWKNNDEQPVILGDHHWYLQNMANGEQKASLFLMPQSGPKRQPQVEWSDIEGIQRWQSDSYKTLKIGLSEPNQQFETRFFRAWTRSRTYAVAQWYAQSNGGSPIASKWYVADRLAQWQHKRVPWIAVSVQMPIAPLDDLDKYEAQVTALAQTIQTSLNHQIFHPKAASPT; this is translated from the coding sequence ATGCTGCTTTCTGTCCCACGTTCATGGCATTTATCTCGGGCCAAACTAGTCTTACTCGTATTTCTGGCGGTCCTCTTGGTGATCGGGGCCGTACCGAACTACATCGGCCAAAAGTGGCAGTGGAAAATGCCACCACCCGTCACACAGTTAAAGCAACTGCGTGAAATTCGACAACAGGGCGTCCCAATTCAAAACTGGAAAAATAACGACGAACAACCCGTAATTCTGGGCGATCACCATTGGTATCTGCAAAACATGGCCAACGGTGAACAAAAAGCCAGTTTATTTCTGATGCCACAATCCGGCCCCAAGCGACAACCGCAGGTCGAGTGGAGTGATATTGAAGGTATTCAACGGTGGCAAAGTGATTCCTACAAAACGCTCAAAATTGGGCTAAGTGAGCCCAACCAACAATTTGAAACCCGATTTTTCCGCGCTTGGACACGCTCCCGCACCTATGCCGTAGCACAATGGTACGCCCAATCCAATGGTGGCAGTCCGATCGCCAGTAAATGGTATGTCGCCGATCGTCTCGCCCAATGGCAACACAAGCGAGTTCCTTGGATCGCCGTCAGCGTTCAAATGCCGATCGCACCATTAGACGATCTCGATAAATACGAGGCGCAAGTCACGGCCTTGGCCCAGACCATTCAAACTAGCCTCAACCACCAGATCTTCCACCCTAAAGCCGCATCTCCTACGTAG